One region of Eupeodes corollae chromosome 1, idEupCoro1.1, whole genome shotgun sequence genomic DNA includes:
- the LOC129940730 gene encoding uncharacterized protein LOC129940730, giving the protein MHFVLCGLIIFQMYTFQCSSEWVKISQTASNENLNKSLTQNEQLQSKVIIDSNEPSPEWIEYQKERFRDSNSSQMLVISGESHLKTSAEIIVPAQTKRNKIVRIKTKISLHDPGADKRISITEPTFEPPRRRRKPKPTKGTSSDEDIKFPSFMGFLNFLTSLQKGLLKKNSFGIMDKIKMLKSMRDQLMMNIENSFGSMFPKSRQKRGLTDESSFQFPPEAALMSISFLTFSVFLIKLVLQVIHIIKSKHYAYNGMTMTNMTAMTKSQLNARKFGESHEDFDILAKVSNAIKTNPFDTN; this is encoded by the exons ATGCATTTCGTTCTTTGTGGTCTCATAATTTTCCAAATGTACACCTTTCAGTGCTCTAGTGAGTGGGTGAAAATATCTCAGACAGCCTCCAatgaaaatctaaataaatcATTGACTCAAAACGAACAACTTCAATCAAAAGTGATAATTGATTCAAACGAACCCAGTCCCGAATGGATCGAATACCAAAAAGAACGTTTCCGGGATTCAAACTCCTCGCAGATGCTAGTGATTTCCGGTGAAAGTCACTTGAAAACCAGTGCCGAAATAATTGTTCCAGCTCAGACGAAACGTAATAAAATTGTTCGCATCAAAACAAAGATTTCCCTTCACGATCCTGGAGCTGATAAAAGGATAAGTATCACCGAACCTACGTTCGAACCTCCCCGGCGAAGGCGGAAGCCAAAACCAACAAAAGGGACATCCTCGGATGAAGACATAAAATTTCCATCATTTATGGGATTCTTAAACTTTCTCACTTCTCTGCAAAAGGGACTTCTGAAGAAGAACTCTTTTGGCATCATGGATAAGATCAAAATGCTGAAAAGTATGCGAGATCAGTTAATGATGAATATtg aaaatagTTTCGGTTCGATGTTCCCGAAAAGTCGTCAGAAACGAGGTCTGACAGACGAATCAAGCTTTCAATTTCCACCTGAAGCCGCATTGATGAGCATTAGTTTCTTGACTTTCTCTGTGTTTCTTATTAAATTAGTTCTT CAAGTAATTCACATTATCAAAAGCAAACATTATGCCTACAATGGAATGACAATGACTAATATGACTGCAATGACAAAGAGTCAATTAAATGCACGCAAGTTCGGGGAAAGCCATGAGGATTTTGATATATTGGCAAAAGTGTCGAATGCAATAAAGACTAATCCATTTGATACTAATTGA
- the LOC129939330 gene encoding uncharacterized protein LOC129939330, producing the protein MPKDKPYVDEIVTRSRDKSTPVLLKFQNGDLKNAHKDTTIYFPAKCETDLKRKRAVVVTCGNVYSGLIADDPEALTDNYICIRNRSTNKVRILPIDQVKLINQVYEEKQNTVFAALSKQTAKETAMRVFGGRKDVRSLNNRERNNVSIDVFREQLESTVDKSEVTETPEEVVNTDVIIDTIRPKFNKDATNLPNVYNIYDVIPQELLDRLDEEVSVLMTTDIDDIPISSEFLKKYILQLKTGPKSNQVNLNMKIIIYMDALLKLITSRVKRLKKFELSQITEKVENDIRERFTTGIDNSAIRTTTTNEKAICYFLVLAFLLTEDFQLDMNVLSSELGMSKVKIAKYANLICAVPKARSNFLQMRLPTNVTFIKSGKYMKARA; encoded by the exons atGCCAAAGGACAAACCCTATGTTGATGAAATAGTTACCCGCAGTCGGGACAAATCAACACCAGTTTTAT taaaattccaAAACGGTGACCTTAAAAATGCCCACAAGGATACAACCATCTATTTTCCTGCAAAATGTGAAACGGACCTAAAAAGAAAACGTGCAGTCGTTGTAACCTGCGGAAATGTTTACTCTGGGCTCATTGCCGATGATCCTGAAGCTCTGACGGACAATTATATTTGCATTCGCAATAGATCAACAAACAAG GTCCGCATTCTACCGATTGACCAAGTCAAACTCATCAACCAGGTCTATGAGGAGAAACAGAACACCGTATTCGCCGCTTTGTCCAAACAAACGGCCAAAGAAACAGCCATGCGAGTCTTTGGTGGTCGCAAGGATGTACGCAGTCTTAACAACCGAGAACGTAATAATGTCAGTATCGATGTATTCCGTGAACAACTGGAGTCCACCGTTGATAAGTCAGAGGTAACTGAGACTCCAGAGGAGGTCGTGAACACAGACGTCATCATCGATACGATTCGCCCCAAATTCAACAAGGACGCCACGAATTTGCCAAACGTCTACAATATATACGATGTCATTCCTCAGGAGCTGTTGGATCGTCTTGATGAGGAAGTCAGCGTCCTCATGACCACAGACATCGATGATATTCC GATATCGTCTGAGTTCCTCAAGAAATATATACTTCAGCTTAAAACTGGACCGAAGTCAAATCAGGTGAATCTTAATATGAAGATAATTATCTACATGGACGCTCTTCTCAAGCTCATAACGTCGAGGGTAAAACGTCTTAAGAAGTTTGAACTCTCGCAAATCACAGAAAAGGTTGAAAACGATATCCGCGAAAGGTTTACCACGGGAATTGATAACTCGGC CATACGAACGACTACGACGAATGAAAAGGCAATCTGTTACTTCTTGGTATTAGCTTTTCTGTTAACTGAAGACTTTCAGCTGGATATGAATGTGCTGTCGTCTGAGCTGGGCATGTCTAAGGTGAAAATAGCAAAGTATGCAAATTTGATATGTGCAGTTCCCAAAGCGAGGTCCAATTTCTTGCAAATGAGGCTGCCTACCAATGTAACGTTTATCAAGAGTGGTAAATATATGAAGGCAAGGGCATAA
- the LOC129941975 gene encoding dynein light chain Tctex-type, with protein sequence MEDVREENQFVVDDVSKIIKEAIEQTIGGNAYQHDKVNNWTSLVVENCLSVLTKEQKPYKYIVTSMIMQKNGAGLHTASSCFWNNDTDGSCTVRWENKTMYCIVSVFGLAV encoded by the coding sequence ATGGAAGACGTTCGCGAGGAAAACCAATTCGTTGTGGATGATGTAAGCAAAATCATCAAGGAAGCCATCGAGCAAACAATCGGCGGTAACGCCTACCAGCACGACAAAGTCAACAACTGGACCAGCCTGGTCGTCGAGAACTGTCTCAGTGTCCTCACCAAGGAACAGAAGCCCTACAAGTACATCGTCACATCCATGATTATGCAGAAAAACGGCGCCGGACTCCATACAGCAAGCTCGTGCTTCTGGAACAACGACACCGATGGCTCGTGCACCGTTCGTTGGGAGAACAAGACCATGTATTGCATTGTTTCCGTTTTTGGTTTGGCCGTTTAA